Part of the Paenibacillus sp. FSL R7-0273 genome is shown below.
GTGCATTCATCGGTTCGTTATAAAACAACAAACCCATTCCCAACAAATTCATTATCCATCTAAATAAGAAAAAAAGAATATTAATGCAATATACAGGTATTATTAGTCTCAAGAACCTATCTCGGGTAAACGAATAAAACCCTTGTTTGTCTAAATTCGCAGTAAATCCGGATATAAAAAAGAAGGCAGGCATGTGGAATAAATAAACATATTTAACCAGAAATCCATTCTCATGCCCGATAACTACAAATAGTATGATTAACCCTTTGAAAATATCAATCCAATCAATTCTTTTATTTGTTTCCAATGGAATACCCACCTACTTATGTCCCTTCTTAACCATTTGTGCGTTTATTTTTTCCGCTACATTTATAAACTCAAAAAAAATGGAAGTTGCTAAATATAACTTTCTTTTTAGCAATATTACACTTAGTCTCTTAAATATCCTGTGTTTGCGATTATCCATTAAACCGTTGTCCAAGACATATCTATTTTGAAAAAAGTCATCAAAACAACTATTAACTTTCCTCATGTATTCCTTAATCATAGAATATCTTTTGAAGAATTGTTGATTTCTGATTGGATAAAGCGCTACCCCAAGAATTTGATGAATATATAATGAGCCTTTAATTTGTCTTTGAATATGAATTGGCAGTTCAGCAGCACGTTCAATCGCAATATTTGTTGTTTCAATAATAACAAATCTCTTATTGCTAAATTTTGAATTTTGTATAGATCCAGGGCGCTGCACGTATTTATACATAGGTTTTTTAACAATTACACAATGATTAGCACGAGCCAAAATTATAGGTGTAACCGCTACATCTTCGTTGTTAAGCCCTGTAGGGTAATCCAACCCATTAAACAAGCTTCTATGAATAATTTTATTCCAAGAGGCAGCCACCAAAGGAGTGTCTATAATCTGAAAAAAAACGCTTCCCCTATTAGGGTTATAACAATGGCTAATTACACTTGATCCGTCCGTCTCGTACTCACAATCAATATCACAAATCCCCAGTTGTGCACCGCTCTGCTTCATTTCATTCAAAATTTCGTTATACATATCTGGGTCTATGTAATCGTCTGAATCTAAAAATATTATATACTCACCTTCAGCATGATTAAGGCCATAATTTTTAGCATCAGACAATCCACCATTAGTCTTGTAGAAATAGCGAATGATTTCCGGAAATTCCTCAAAATACTCCATAGCAATTTTTTCAGATTGATCCGGAGAGCCATCATTAACTATAAGTATTTCCGAATTATCAGGGAGTGCAGCCAGTGCTGAATCTAAACAACGTTTAAGATACCTTTCAGTATTATATACAGGTATAATTACTGAAAGTGTTTTATTATAGTCCAAATCTGAGTCGCTCCCTTTCTCTTCTTTCCAGCACTCTTTGCTTAACATCTTCTTTTAAAGCATAATTATTTAATGCATAATCTTGCATTCTGCATATTTCATCAAACTCCATTTTTTTATCAATACTTAGAGTTACGCTCTTTTCTTGCATTCTATGGTAATTCAATGATTCATCCAGATATGCTACTTTTCCAAGTTCAAGAATTTTCATATAAGCGTACCAATCCCCGGCTAATCTATATCCCTTAGAAACTTCCAGTATCTCATGGTAATCTCCATTTTTAAAGACAACGCTAGAGGCATTTGCTATGGTATTGTTAATGCACATTGTTGAAGTAATTTCCTCGACTCCATCAATAATATAGCTTTTATCCCATTTTCCGGTTTTGTAGATATCAATCCAAGGCCGTAAATCTTTCATTAAAACTTGGTTATGTTCATTCATTGTGAGAGACTCACAATACGAAATTACAACCCTGTCGTCGTCAAACCCTTCCATAATACTTTCAAGAAACCTCGGGTGGCAGCTGTCATCAGCCTCTGCAATCCACACATAATCTCCTGAAGCATGTTTAAATCCGTACTGCCATTGAGCAAATACGTTTCCGCTGTTTTTTTCGTTAATAATAAACTTTATATTCTGAGGCGATCCTAATTTTTTTAAATGTTTTTCTATCACTTCTACACTATTGTCCCGGGAACAATCATCAATTATAATCAGCTCATGAATAGGATAAGTCTGTAACAACACCGAATCAATTCGTTCGACTATATATTCTGCATAATTATAATTTGGAATCACCACTGAAACTTTTTTTATACTTTTATTTGAAAAGTCTGCATTATAGGAATTACTGTAAATATTAATAATCCCAGCCCCGGTATACTCACGGAAGAAATTACGTTTAACAAAATAGCTCATTTTTTTCTTAGTCTTGTGTCGTATAGGCAACAAATGATACATCCGTTTTGCTATTTTCCTAACCCCTTGTTTAATATTCAAAATCATTCCCCCTCACAATCAATTCTTTTTGAAATAATCCTTCAAATTTTTCCGGACCAATATATAGTTTTGTTGTATGTCATCCTTATATAACTCAAGTTCCTTATTACTTTCTTTTATCGCAGACAATTCAATACTATGTTCTTTAATTATTGCATTAAGCCGGGCCACTTCGATCTCATAATCATTGCATATCTCATTTATACGAGTATCATTGGCTCTTTGAAGTCTTGCTATTTCTCTTTCATAATCTTCAACAACTGTTTTTATTTGCTTATTCTTATCTTCAAGCTCATTTGATTGTTCATTATGAATTCGTTCTATTTCTCTTTCGTAGTCATTACAAATTTTATTTATTTGATCAGCGTAGGATTCTGCAATGCTTGTATCATCGTTATAACGACTACGCATTTCCAGATATTCTACAATATGCTTATCCAATATTTCATTCATTAATTGTTCTTCTACATCATTAAAATAATCAGTTTTGGATTCATCTATGCCGTATCTTAAAAAAAGCTCATTTTGGGAGATTATTGTTTCAATAAAACTATTAAAACGATATAAATTAGTTATGGCTCTAAACATAACAAATTCCGTTGGCAGAACTCCAAACTTCCACTCTTGATCAAAAAAACAAAATTCCCTTTCTTTTATGAAGCAATTAGAAAAGATTAAATCAATGTAACCATCCATAAAAAAAGAAAATGAGCTTTGGTCTTCAGATTTATTAGTGGAACAGGTTAGAAGCATATTCCAAAATTGATCAATTACATCGATAGCTCCCTCTTTATTTCTGTGCTTAAAGAAATCAAGAATTCTATCTTCAACTGTTTCATGAGGCATATACTCACTTACAAGCCGGTTATTAATTAAAACCTCTCTGTTCATTGGTATACCTATTTCAGAGAGCAGATGATTATTATCTTCAATCTTCTCTAAATGCTTTAATGCCTTCTCATTACAGAATTTCTCTACCTTCTTATTATCTATTATTCTTGTATGCACTCTTAAATGTTCATACCTATCGTTGTTAAAAGTAACAAAAGAAACCTTTGAATCTTCACTATAATTAATGGCCGCTTCAACAAAAAAAGAATTGGCCATCATAGGGAACGAGTTATCATCGATAAGCGCATCAATTGCGGTATGTTCACTCATATTAAGATTTTCGGTTTCAGAATAGAACGGTCTATACCTTTTCGAGTTTTTAATTGTGGGTAAATAATCGTCAGAGAATATAACCTGAGGAAGTTTATAATCTGGAAGCGGATAATAAAATTGATTGTTTTCAAACCCCGCAGAGGCCAATAACGCTTCAAGTTCATTTCGTCCAAATGTTCTGACACCCTTTGAAAGAGGGTATCCAGCAATTCCATCATATTGCACATTAGTGTGATCTTCTTTAGCGCCACACCAATATTTGAGTCCCATCCTATTTTCAATAGCGATTAAAACTTTCCCGTCAGGAGCAAGAAATTTACTGACTTTCTCCAAAAATTTGTTATATGGTTGTTCTTCATGAGTAAATGACTCGGCATATTCCAGAACACCAATTAATGTAATATAATCGTATTTATCGGGCAATTCAATATCATTTAAATTCCCTACTACAATTTCAAGATTTTCTCTATCGGAGTTTCTAATCGCAATAGCCTCTGCTCTTCGTTTAGATAATTCTATCGCTGTCACTTGACTTGCATGATCACAAAGTGTACCAGTAATAGCCCCCATCCCTGCACCAATCTCTAAAATCCTAGCCCCTTCTTTAAATGGATACCAATTGATAATATTTTTTCTAATATGAGATAAATGATACACAATAGGCCAGCGTGTATCCTTTTCGTAAATGCTCTCTATTATAGTAGGATCATCTTGTGAATTTTTTAGATAATTAATAATTTCATCTTCGATTTCGCCATCACTATAATTGTCATTTCCATTGTAATAATTTAAATTTAATAATTTAGAATGTGCTTGATATTCGTCTCCACTGACCGTCATACTCTCACCTCATTACAAATTAAACTCAGAAACTTAACTCCAATTAAATCAATTGTTCTATTTTCATCCCGAGATCTACAATACCAAAACCTAAAGTTTCGTGATGGAACTTCAGATGTATAAGATCGTACCTTCTATCTAGCGGCGGAGCCTCTAATCCTGGGACATCTTCGGCTATACCCAACGAAATAAAATAATCCCCTTCAACAAGCTGAGGAATGAAAGCAAATTTAACGCAGGAAATATTAGCCTCAGTTTGTGAAGAGACCTCAATTGAATCATCTCTAGAATTATTCCCATATACAGTAACGCCATCCACCGTTTTAATAGTTAAGCCGTAGATAGGCGAAGTCACATTATCATTAAACTTAACTTTCATAATAATTTGAAGCAATTCGGTTGAACTACAATCGATCGGATCTACCATATCATTTGACAACACCAGATAATCTATAATTTCGGCTCTTTTATCTCCCCATCTAAATTCATTTTGATTATAACTCCTTCTATTTTCGCAATTGGCCTCAAAATTTTGACTCGTTATAAATTCAATTGTTTCTTGAGAATATTTCTGTTGCATTTCCGCATCTAATTCTCTGTCTTGAGCTTTCGTTTCCGGGATTTGCGCCGTATCACTAAGTTTTTTCTGTTTACCATAAATCAGATCCAAATAAGTATTAACAACCTCTTTAGGAAGCCCCTCTTGGATTAATTCACCTTTATTAATCAGATATGCATAATCACAATGCCTTATAAGTAACTCAGTCGCATGCGTAACAAACAAAATCGTTTTACCACGTTCCTGAAACTCTTTAAATTTTCGAAAACACTTACTTTGAAAGCGTACATCCCCCACAGCTAGTGCTTCATCAACAATAAGAATATCGGGATCGGTATGAACTGCTGTAGCGAACGCCAATCTAAGGAACATTCCGCTTGAGTATGTTTTAACCGGTTGATCAATAAAGTGACCAATCTCTGCAAATTGTTCAATATCACTAAATCTTTCATTAATCTCTTCTCTGGTTAAGCCTAATATTGTTGCATTCATATATACATTTTCTCTTCCGGTAAACTCCGGATTAAAACCCGATCCCAGCTCTAGTAGTGCAGCAATTCTGCCGTTGACTTCAATCTCACCGCTTGTAGAT
Proteins encoded:
- a CDS encoding glycosyltransferase family 2 protein; translated protein: MNIKQGVRKIAKRMYHLLPIRHKTKKKMSYFVKRNFFREYTGAGIINIYSNSYNADFSNKSIKKVSVVIPNYNYAEYIVERIDSVLLQTYPIHELIIIDDCSRDNSVEVIEKHLKKLGSPQNIKFIINEKNSGNVFAQWQYGFKHASGDYVWIAEADDSCHPRFLESIMEGFDDDRVVISYCESLTMNEHNQVLMKDLRPWIDIYKTGKWDKSYIIDGVEEITSTMCINNTIANASSVVFKNGDYHEILEVSKGYRLAGDWYAYMKILELGKVAYLDESLNYHRMQEKSVTLSIDKKMEFDEICRMQDYALNNYALKEDVKQRVLERRERERLRFGL
- a CDS encoding glycosyltransferase family 2 protein → MDYNKTLSVIIPVYNTERYLKRCLDSALAALPDNSEILIVNDGSPDQSEKIAMEYFEEFPEIIRYFYKTNGGLSDAKNYGLNHAEGEYIIFLDSDDYIDPDMYNEILNEMKQSGAQLGICDIDCEYETDGSSVISHCYNPNRGSVFFQIIDTPLVAASWNKIIHRSLFNGLDYPTGLNNEDVAVTPIILARANHCVIVKKPMYKYVQRPGSIQNSKFSNKRFVIIETTNIAIERAAELPIHIQRQIKGSLYIHQILGVALYPIRNQQFFKRYSMIKEYMRKVNSCFDDFFQNRYVLDNGLMDNRKHRIFKRLSVILLKRKLYLATSIFFEFINVAEKINAQMVKKGHK
- a CDS encoding ABC transporter ATP-binding protein, coding for MLSEDNAIEIKNISKKYYLYNSPADRMVSSLFKNWKKFNEVNALNNITINIPKGKTIGLIGQNGSGKSTLLQIITGILKSTSGEIEVNGRIAALLELGSGFNPEFTGRENVYMNATILGLTREEINERFSDIEQFAEIGHFIDQPVKTYSSGMFLRLAFATAVHTDPDILIVDEALAVGDVRFQSKCFRKFKEFQERGKTILFVTHATELLIRHCDYAYLINKGELIQEGLPKEVVNTYLDLIYGKQKKLSDTAQIPETKAQDRELDAEMQQKYSQETIEFITSQNFEANCENRRSYNQNEFRWGDKRAEIIDYLVLSNDMVDPIDCSSTELLQIIMKVKFNDNVTSPIYGLTIKTVDGVTVYGNNSRDDSIEVSSQTEANISCVKFAFIPQLVEGDYFISLGIAEDVPGLEAPPLDRRYDLIHLKFHHETLGFGIVDLGMKIEQLI
- a CDS encoding class I SAM-dependent methyltransferase yields the protein MTVSGDEYQAHSKLLNLNYYNGNDNYSDGEIEDEIINYLKNSQDDPTIIESIYEKDTRWPIVYHLSHIRKNIINWYPFKEGARILEIGAGMGAITGTLCDHASQVTAIELSKRRAEAIAIRNSDRENLEIVVGNLNDIELPDKYDYITLIGVLEYAESFTHEEQPYNKFLEKVSKFLAPDGKVLIAIENRMGLKYWCGAKEDHTNVQYDGIAGYPLSKGVRTFGRNELEALLASAGFENNQFYYPLPDYKLPQVIFSDDYLPTIKNSKRYRPFYSETENLNMSEHTAIDALIDDNSFPMMANSFFVEAAINYSEDSKVSFVTFNNDRYEHLRVHTRIIDNKKVEKFCNEKALKHLEKIEDNNHLLSEIGIPMNREVLINNRLVSEYMPHETVEDRILDFFKHRNKEGAIDVIDQFWNMLLTCSTNKSEDQSSFSFFMDGYIDLIFSNCFIKEREFCFFDQEWKFGVLPTEFVMFRAITNLYRFNSFIETIISQNELFLRYGIDESKTDYFNDVEEQLMNEILDKHIVEYLEMRSRYNDDTSIAESYADQINKICNDYEREIERIHNEQSNELEDKNKQIKTVVEDYEREIARLQRANDTRINEICNDYEIEVARLNAIIKEHSIELSAIKESNKELELYKDDIQQNYILVRKNLKDYFKKN